The following nucleotide sequence is from Coffea eugenioides isolate CCC68of chromosome 10, Ceug_1.0, whole genome shotgun sequence.
AAGAAAAAACTAAATTGGATTGtgagagaagaaaaagagaggggggggggggggggaggaagAGGATTAGCATGGTGTTTTGGAAACTATATTGAGGTTTCaataaatagtaaaaaaaaaattaatatccAACTTTGGTCCTGTTTGATAACCCACTTAAATTTAATCAATTCagattttaatattttcaaacgcgtttgataacaaaaaatagaatatttgaattaattaattaagttgCACTGAATTTCTTGGacaaaatttgctccaaaaaatAACTGATAAAGtattcatttatcacttaacgTGATATAATTCAAaggtatcaaatttagtacttaacaattaaGTGATTCAATGAATTCAGacttcaaattttagattttacaTTTCAATTTTATCGAATGCATCATCTGTCTTGCCATTTtcctaaattttattttctgaTTAGAAACGGTCAAAAAGCATGTCACATGACTTATTTGTGAATGACCATGGATGATTGATATGATCGAATTAACAAAAAGGCATTAATTGTCATAATAACATGATGGATGATTAAACTAACAAAAAAGGCATAGTCTATCTTGACAATGTTAAAGATCTAATGAAGTGATCTTTGCATGGAAAGAAGCCGTTGTTGTGGGTTGGACGCCCTTTCTGAGAGCTGCAGTTTGGATTTCTTGAATTCAAAACGAGTAAATAATGACAAGGATCATGCAAAGATTTCCATTTTGATTTGTGTGCAACTTGTCACGCAAAGATTTCGCGTTTGGCACTGTACAGAATAATAATAGTGTACACATACATTTTGGTATAAAACTTGTGAAAGTAAAACTctttgcatttcatcttttaatATTGAGACGCTCAGAACCAAGACGAATAGAAGAAGTTCCTCAGCCTGCGGGCTAGCAACCCATACCCATTACCCACCCagttattaattattattgctTCAAAGCAGTTCGCCGGTACCACAACTCAAAGAGTCAAAAAAACCACTCTCAATCATTAGTTCGCCCAACCCAACATATTAATGAGTCAACCCAACAGATTAAGGAGTCCCACAAATATTGACTTCACGCCTTTAAGATTAATGCTGATGCGAATCCGCGTTTCAGTTGCGTTCTTGGATCAGCTTGCTATCTCAACATTTCACGTGTAAAAACGTTTTGCTACAATTAAAGTTCAATAATcccaatgttttttttttcttttttaacaatGCAGTGCAATTATCCTTGAGTAGTATCTGCCTCCCCTTCCTCCAAGGGATCGAGAAAATGAACCAACTACTTTTAGACAAAGCAAAATTGAGGCAGACCACGGAGccttaataaattgtcaatggCTACTTGTGACAAAATTGTCATTGTTGAAACGACAAGTAGTTCTTCTGTGGTTCGTTGGCAAAAAGGAAAACATGTAGCGTCTTAGTTGGATCTTGTATTTCTTACATGGCCTGTTGAGGTTAGGTTCCCTTTCCCTTTCCATTGTTTAGTTATTGAGTTAGGTTTGACAAAACAAAGATGTAATAGAAAAATTCTCATCCGCAAAGCGTAGAACCACAGAAACCAAAGACATGCAAAGAATGTTTGATTGGCCATCTCTTATCCTGTATTAGGTCCTTTCTGCTACAGTTCTTCCGTTTATCCAAACTGGATGCGTGACAAGGAATCAACTCTTGTTTTGCGACAAGAGTGAAATGGTTAATAAGTCAAACCACCAAATCATATGGGCAAAGATTTTTTTACTTggtataaaatgaatttttccttccttttttttttccccttataTTAGCATGTTTCAAGGGTTCTTTTACTTTAGGCACAGGATAAGAGATGGGCCTGATGTTTAGTTCacttgcaaaaattaaaatttcacCAATGGCAAGAAGTTCGATTTCCCTTAAGTGAGTGAGGTTTCGAGTTCAAGTTTTTGTAAATGGAAAAATAGATGCCGGGAGAATTCGTCCTCCTTACGCGGATAGATCATAGCTGGTGTCAGGAAAATGAGGATTAAATCAAGCTAATTTCATTGGGCCAGAGGCAGGCTTTGGGGTTCGATGATTGTTAAGCTACAGCGCCCTAATCTTTTGGGCTATTCTCTTGGGTAGATGAAACAATCATGTGAGGACTCATTTTTAATGACAGATACCATGTGAGGACCCATTTTTAATGTTTTATCCCATAAATAACAATTTTTACTTGGTATCACTGGATATTCAGCCCCCGGTTTCATGtgcaaaaagagaaaagaaaaaagtttgaTCACAATATTCATCTAAACAATTCCAGGACAACTGTTAAGAATAAATGTCGGCAGCTATGGTCTGGCCTGAAAACATCAGCATCTTAATCTGCGACTAAGTCCAAAAATACTTCAAAAATCAAACCGGGCCACCAATAAGACGGTCATGTGAAACGAAGAAAACTCTGCATTGTCAGTGACAAGTTTGCAATTTAGTGAACGGAAAAGCTATCAAGAGTTACCATGATACTGGCTGCTAAAGGTACTGCTTTTGCAGTGAAAATTTAGTCTAGGCAACTTTCTTGTGCCTTGACAATCTTTTAGCAAAATCAAGAGCTGTAAATGGTCTAATACTGAAATAAGTAGCAAAAGCAACATATGTACAGACTAGAGCAACATAGACTTTAAACCAAATGGATGAGAAAAAAGTAAGATATGTAAATGTGCCAGTGATAACAATTACTGCGGCAAAATTAATGAGGCATTTCAGTGTAGAAAGCTCTTCTTCGGTTCCCTCATGAGGGAAATGACCGTTAGCAATGAAATCAGAGAGTAGCTGATCTTTCAACTGAAATGTGTCCATCAACCATGCTGTTACATCCTTTTCAGATGGTGGTATCTCCCTAATAGGAATGCGCCTGACATGAATATGTACTTCAGAAGGTTCAACACCGAAAACATTGTCCAAGAAAGTAGGGCATCGGTGCTTGTAGGCAATAGTCAGATCATAAACTGCATTGGGCAGGTCAACAAGTGCTCAGAACAGCTAAAAATCAGTAACACTTCAAAAGACACGGCCAATCATTGCATACTTAAGGATCACAGACACTGAGCAAAGTTTGACGAGGACAAAGAAATACCTGCATCCAAGGAGAGCCTCAAGGTCTCCAAACAAGCATGGAATCCCTTCGTCTTTGGAAGCAGCACATTACTCAACACCGGCAAGCCATTTTCAGCggcaaatttttgacttttcttacaCTTCTGCTCACTGGACAAGAAGAAAGCCGTGTACTAGTAAAAATTAGATGAACTACGATGACAGCTTAGGTCTCTTACAGACAAACATAGAGCAATGCCCTGCTACATGCAAATTACCTACCAAATAGTGAATGTTTTGTTTTATATTCAATGAAAAATCCTTCATTAATTCCTAAAGACCagaaaattttagacaaatgaTGAGCAATAATATAGGTACTGCTAATGAGCGATGCCtataataatataaataaaCATTTTCTAAATTCTACAAagatacaagaaaaataaaataaaaaagcatGGAGAAaaggatgatactaatattgaTCTGTCAGATGAACCTAAATCATCGATTACGGAGGAGAAAGATGATAAGTCATTACGTAAAATCAGTGCCTTCAGGGAAGACAATTAGCCACAATGGATCCCGACGGTCCGTAAAAGATGAAAACATTTGATGCATTATTGGTTCGTCAAATTCCCATTTTCTCTCCACTGGAATGAACTCTAACATGCGAAATCCCCAGCCAAAAATTGGCAGTTTCATCAAGCTGCTCTTGAGTACATATTTGATGTGTCCCAAGCACCCTTTCCGCAGTGCTAGGTCCCATggatacatccaatcaacctcTGTTCTGTGATTTGCAATAAGCAAAACACGCTCCCCTTCTGGAGCAGTCTCTCCAGAAAAAATCACTTTCGTCCTGTTTATTTTTTCAAAGAAGAATGGCCATAGACCAAGCCAAAGACCAAAAAGGTAAGATACAGTTTTCCTGCTATAATGCACATTCAAAAGGCGTAAGATCCCAACGCATACTGGTACAAAGTACACCAGAAACATGAATGCAGTGGAAATAAAAACCACTAAGCATGCTAAACCCCTGATAATCCTCAGAGGGGTCAATTGATTGGTAGAGTTGGGGTCCTGGCGAATATCCATATGTCCTGTCAGCTTCAAACTCTCCAATTACTTAGCTGATAAATGCAAAATAAGGATGAGGTGGCCAATTAGTTCACCAGTAGGCACAGCAAAAGTATGAATCATGGAGCTTAAATCTGCGGCAAAAATGATGAAATAGAAAATTTAGGAAGTAGTCAAATGTTACCACCTGTTCCAATGAAGATAAGAGAGCTCCTGTTACACCACAGTATCAGAATACTTTGTGTGGCTATCGAGGCATGCATGAACTAAAAATGCCACTTTCATTCGGCATGGATATCACTATCTAGGTTAATAATCTTAAGAAGCCGATGTCAGGGATGTTCAATGATGGGGTAACTGACTTCTCTTGATAATGTGGACATAAAAAGAAATCACAATCAAGTTGCAGAATAAATGGAGTAAGCCTACACTTTCTCTAATTCTTATACTAATTTTCAGGACTGATTTACTTCTGTGATGAGAATAATTATGTGTATTCAGCTTCTTGAGTTTCACATGTTATCTTTGTCATACATTATCACAAATAATCTTCCAGACAAATTGCTTTCCCGAAAACGACATGAAGTGAATTGTGCCCACAAGTTATTCAGACAACATGAATATCATCCAAACTAGAGATGATATAATCTTTGCCATACAGCATGATACTCAATATCATGGAATCTTCTGCATGTTCTTTTATATGATTTAGATTAACATGCTCATTCAATCCAACAAGCTAAAGAGAGTTTACGgccaaatttcatcagaagtATTGATAAACTCTCATCCGCTATGATTTTCCACTAAATTTGATCACAATACAAAATGAATAGTCTTTCCAGCTCAGACTGTATCTGAAAATCACAAGTATGTGCTAACCATTTTAGATGAAAAACTTCTGAATTGGCTATTTTGTGACACCGATGGTTCTCCACTTTCACATGCTCAATTTTAGCCCTTTGGTCCATCAAATTCAGTAAACAAATATTAAGATTCTTCCACAGAGCCAATTACCAAATGAGAAATAAATACTCTCTGTCTATCCCTTTTTTTGCATAACAATATTTTCATTGCATGAAGCATAACACTTGCTATTTTCTCCTGTCATTTTCCATTATTGTTTCAAATGAGTAGGCAATCACAATTTTCCTAAAGCCCTATACATGCATCTGCTATAACAAACAAAAGGTGCATGTCCTTTAATACAATTTTGTCTGACAAATTTTACTTCTTGTCACAGGCTTGGTACCTAATGAGCCTAAATTTTGATCTAAAAGACTAATCTTCATGCTTTGCCTCTAGATATGAGCCTTCACAAAGAATTGTCATTCGTTTTTCCCATCCTTCAGGTTCACCATTCCCCAAAATTATCATGAGCAGGTAATTATTTTCTTAAACTCAGATTAAAATCCAGATCACTGAGGCCACCAATAGCATGTGAGGACAAGCGACTCTAATTAGTTGGACCCAGGAACGCTTGTATTACAATCGATTTGGAGCTCTTCTTTAACAAATGTAGGACATAATCATTATTGATCCACAGATTTCCATCCATTACTAGTTCCAATCGAGCATAATTCCAAAACATTCAGCCGTCCAAGAAACAATGCAGACAAGTATTATTGCTACTACAGATTTCGATAAGGACAAAGAATTGAGCATATCAAATTCAAGTTTGACCTTTTCTTTAATTTACAGGGTTTCTCCGGGAAAATGTTGCCGTATTCAGttctgtatctgatatctgAAGTTCTGAAGTTCTAAAGTTAAGACCTCAAATCAAATTGTCACCAATCTAATTTCTACCAAACCCCTGGAAtcttacaaaa
It contains:
- the LOC113749391 gene encoding probable 1-acyl-sn-glycerol-3-phosphate acyltransferase 5 isoform X2; the protein is MYPWDLALRKGCLGHIKYVLKSSLMKLPIFGWGFRMLEFIPVERKWEFDEPIMHQMFSSFTDRRDPLWLIVFPEGTDFTEQKCKKSQKFAAENGLPVLSNVLLPKTKGFHACLETLRLSLDAVYDLTIAYKHRCPTFLDNVFGVEPSEVHIHVRRIPIREIPPSEKDVTAWLMDTFQLKDQLLSDFIANGHFPHEGTEEELSTLKCLINFAAVIVITGTFTYLTFFSSIWFKVYVALVCTYVAFATYFSIRPFTALDFAKRLSRHKKVA
- the LOC113749391 gene encoding probable 1-acyl-sn-glycerol-3-phosphate acyltransferase 4 isoform X1; this translates as MDIRQDPNSTNQLTPLRIIRGLACLVVFISTAFMFLVYFVPVCVGILRLLNVHYSRKTVSYLFGLWLGLWPFFFEKINRTKVIFSGETAPEGERVLLIANHRTEVDWMYPWDLALRKGCLGHIKYVLKSSLMKLPIFGWGFRMLEFIPVERKWEFDEPIMHQMFSSFTDRRDPLWLIVFPEGTDFTEQKCKKSQKFAAENGLPVLSNVLLPKTKGFHACLETLRLSLDAVYDLTIAYKHRCPTFLDNVFGVEPSEVHIHVRRIPIREIPPSEKDVTAWLMDTFQLKDQLLSDFIANGHFPHEGTEEELSTLKCLINFAAVIVITGTFTYLTFFSSIWFKVYVALVCTYVAFATYFSIRPFTALDFAKRLSRHKKVA